Proteins encoded within one genomic window of Sphingomonas cannabina:
- a CDS encoding DUF6961 family protein: MTRDQELWACALTLERQFGERAPRYVAERLGAAALAGDDTGVATMTAIAAKLEMLRTATPSA, encoded by the coding sequence ATGACACGGGATCAGGAGCTGTGGGCCTGCGCGTTGACGCTGGAGCGGCAGTTTGGCGAGCGGGCGCCGCGCTACGTCGCCGAGCGACTGGGTGCCGCGGCGCTCGCGGGCGATGACACTGGTGTCGCGACGATGACGGCGATCGCCGCGAAGCTGGAGATGCTCCGAACAGCGACGCCCTCGGCCTGA
- a CDS encoding lytic transglycosylase domain-containing protein, translating into MAALNRLARTVATAAALFAAAPAGADPLAPWRVHIAEAAARFGLPAAWIERVMIAESGGRTRLNGRPITSHAGAMGLMQLMPGTWAEMRARLGLGHDPHDPRDNILAGTYYLRLMYDRFGYPGCFAAYNAGPGRYAEHLAAGRPLPGETVAYVASVADKPIMPSHPTTIFVRINGAAVSQPEAPSPTAASAIFVRLSSR; encoded by the coding sequence ATGGCCGCGCTGAACCGGCTCGCAAGGACCGTGGCGACTGCTGCGGCGCTGTTCGCCGCGGCGCCGGCCGGCGCCGACCCGCTCGCGCCCTGGCGCGTCCATATCGCCGAAGCCGCGGCGCGGTTCGGCCTTCCGGCCGCGTGGATCGAGCGCGTGATGATCGCGGAAAGCGGCGGCCGGACCAGGTTGAACGGCCGTCCGATCACCAGCCATGCCGGCGCGATGGGGCTGATGCAGCTGATGCCCGGCACCTGGGCGGAGATGCGCGCCCGGCTCGGCCTCGGCCACGATCCGCACGACCCGCGCGACAACATCCTCGCCGGCACCTACTACCTCCGGCTCATGTACGACCGGTTCGGCTATCCGGGCTGCTTCGCCGCCTACAATGCCGGACCCGGCCGCTACGCCGAGCACCTCGCGGCGGGGCGCCCCCTGCCGGGCGAAACCGTCGCCTACGTCGCGAGCGTCGCGGACAAGCCTATCATGCCGTCGCACCCAACAACGATCTTCGTTCGGATCAACGGCGCGGCGGTGTCGCAGCCTGAAGCGCCGTCTCCCACGGCAGCGAGCGCGATCTTCGTTCGCTTGTCATCGCGCTAG
- a CDS encoding S26 family signal peptidase, translating into MAERRDLPLIAWGEALRAARRRRTRLRRRAALLGAGVAALGHTIIFPPTPRLVWNASASAPIGLYWIDSGAAVAPGDLIATRLPEEAAALAARRRYLPRNVPAVKQIGAVAGDLVCARGRVLTVNGQAMVLRRERDRRGRPLPWWEGCRQLRPGELLLLNRARPDSFDGRYFGPSDARLVLGRATLLWPR; encoded by the coding sequence ATGGCTGAGCGCCGCGACCTGCCGCTCATCGCCTGGGGCGAGGCGCTGCGCGCCGCCCGGCGACGCCGTACTCGCCTGCGCCGCCGCGCCGCGCTGCTCGGCGCCGGCGTCGCGGCGCTCGGCCACACCATCATCTTCCCGCCGACGCCGCGCCTGGTCTGGAACGCCAGCGCCAGCGCGCCGATCGGCCTCTATTGGATCGATTCCGGCGCGGCGGTCGCACCCGGTGACCTAATTGCGACCCGGCTGCCCGAGGAGGCGGCCGCGCTTGCCGCGCGGCGCCGCTACCTCCCGCGTAATGTGCCGGCGGTGAAGCAGATCGGCGCGGTCGCCGGCGACCTGGTCTGCGCGCGCGGGCGCGTGCTCACGGTCAACGGCCAGGCCATGGTGCTGCGCCGCGAACGCGACCGCCGCGGCCGTCCGCTGCCGTGGTGGGAGGGCTGCCGGCAGCTGCGCCCTGGCGAGCTGCTGCTGCTCAACCGCGCGCGGCCGGACTCGTTCGACGGGCGCTATTTCGGGCCGAGCGATGCCCGGCTGGTGCTCGGCAGGGCGACCTTGCTATGGCCGCGCTGA
- a CDS encoding helix-turn-helix transcriptional regulator has protein sequence MSDPDDRAQRAREASPFLTTKQTAFYLGISPATLKALRARKAGPRARKHGRSLRFHIDDIDAWSAARGAETDHG, from the coding sequence ATGAGCGACCCCGACGATCGCGCGCAGCGGGCGCGCGAGGCCTCGCCGTTCCTCACCACCAAGCAGACCGCCTTCTATCTCGGCATCTCCCCGGCGACGCTGAAGGCGCTGCGGGCGAGGAAGGCGGGCCCACGCGCCCGCAAGCACGGCCGCTCGCTGCGCTTCCATATCGACGACATCGATGCTTGGTCGGCGGCGCGAGGGGCGGAGACGGACCATGGCTGA